In Arthrobacter sp. CJ23, the genomic window CCGGGCCACAGGCTCGCTCAAGGGCCGCACTATCCTCTTGTCCGGCGGAAGCCGCGGCATCGGGCTGGCCATAGCCACCCGCGCCGCCCGCGACGGCGCCAACATCGTGCTCATGGCCAAGACCGGCGAACCCCATCCGAAACTGGAGGGGACGGTCTACACTGCGGCCGAGCAACTGGTCGCCGCGGGCGGCCAGGCCCTGCCCCTCGTGGGCGATGTCCGCAACGACGGCGACGTCGCCGCGGCGGTGGCCGCCGCCGTCGAGCACTTCGGCGGGATCGACGCCGTCATCAACAACGCCTCGGCGATCGACCTCTCTCCCACGGACGCCGTGGACATGAAGCGGTACGACCTCATGCAGGACATCAACGTCCGCGGCACGTTCCTGCTGTCCAAGCTGGCGCTGCCCGCGCTCCGCGCGTCCGGCCACGGGCACATCCTCACCCTCTCTCCGCCGCTGAACCTGGACCCGAAGTGGGCCGGAATGCACCTGGCCTACACCATGGCCAAGTACGG contains:
- a CDS encoding NAD(P)-dependent oxidoreductase, which codes for MTPSNDASATPYRATGSLKGRTILLSGGSRGIGLAIATRAARDGANIVLMAKTGEPHPKLEGTVYTAAEQLVAAGGQALPLVGDVRNDGDVAAAVAAAVEHFGGIDAVINNASAIDLSPTDAVDMKRYDLMQDINVRGTFLLSKLALPALRASGHGHILTLSPPLNLDPKWAGMHLAYTMAKYGMSLTTLGLAEELKNDGVAVNSLWPCTLIDTAAIRNMPGGQQIVQAARGPEIMADAAHAVLTGANLAAGANPGSASGNFYTDEEVLRAAGVTDFSPYSLGAPEDRLVPDIFL